A window of the Verminephrobacter eiseniae EF01-2 genome harbors these coding sequences:
- a CDS encoding MaoC family dehydratase, whose translation MNRPHNTPRDLHQQIRIWNAEDWYWEDIVPGTKIRSIRRTISEGESMQFNALVLDMHPYVADEPFASKEGMFGKRLVAGAFVFSAGLGLVATNCKNAFSYGYDRLRFIAPVFIGDTIYTIKTDMSKAPKNETLGLYRASYEVFKNDAELVLYCEHLQTVKLRQHSNT comes from the coding sequence ATGAACCGACCACACAACACGCCCCGTGACCTACACCAGCAGATACGGATCTGGAACGCCGAAGACTGGTATTGGGAAGATATCGTTCCCGGTACGAAAATCCGTTCCATCCGGCGGACCATTTCCGAGGGCGAAAGCATGCAATTCAATGCGCTGGTTCTGGACATGCATCCTTATGTGGCAGACGAGCCTTTTGCCAGCAAGGAAGGCATGTTTGGCAAACGGCTGGTGGCAGGGGCATTCGTATTCAGTGCCGGCCTGGGGCTGGTGGCGACGAATTGCAAGAACGCCTTCAGCTATGGCTATGACCGATTGCGCTTCATTGCCCCGGTGTTCATTGGCGACACCATTTACACCATCAAGACGGACATGAGCAAAGCGCCCAAGAACGAAACACTGGGTCTGTACCGCGCAAGCTATGAAGTATTCAAAAACGATGCCGAACTGGTGCTGTATTGCGAGCACCTGCAGACCGTCAAACTGCGCCAACACTCGAATACTTGA
- a CDS encoding amidohydrolase family protein, which translates to MRPWIDTHLHLLYPQRLDYDWTKSLPVLDRAHVLEEYAGLAQPSGIRLALHMEADVRAQQMEAETDLIGQLARQPDSLIAGAISSCRPEHDEIGGFLERALSNPLIHGFRRVLHVVPDELSTSATFRRNVRALTGQGHPFDLCVLPGQFHLADALAKACPESQMVLDHCGVPAVASQALDPWKEGIARLAANPNMACKISGLIAYGDASRWPDGDVASVVRDVRPYFEHVVDRFGWGRLVWGSDYPVCNLTRDLPTWKAVTDQLVAGCSDSEIDALAYGNARRIYRLTDTC; encoded by the coding sequence ATGCGCCCATGGATTGACACCCATTTGCATCTGCTTTATCCGCAGCGCCTGGACTACGACTGGACAAAGTCGTTGCCGGTGCTCGATCGCGCCCATGTTCTGGAGGAATATGCCGGCTTGGCACAGCCGTCAGGCATTCGTCTGGCCTTGCATATGGAGGCCGATGTCCGGGCGCAGCAGATGGAAGCGGAAACCGACCTGATCGGCCAACTGGCCCGGCAACCAGACAGCCTCATTGCCGGGGCGATTTCATCGTGCCGACCGGAGCACGATGAGATCGGCGGCTTTCTGGAACGGGCCTTGTCCAATCCGCTGATTCATGGTTTCAGGCGTGTATTGCATGTCGTTCCCGATGAACTATCCACGAGCGCCACCTTTCGCCGCAATGTGCGTGCATTGACTGGCCAGGGCCACCCTTTCGACCTGTGCGTTCTGCCGGGGCAGTTCCACCTGGCGGACGCGCTGGCAAAAGCCTGCCCTGAATCACAAATGGTATTGGATCACTGTGGCGTGCCTGCGGTGGCGAGTCAGGCATTGGATCCCTGGAAAGAGGGTATTGCGCGGTTGGCCGCGAATCCGAACATGGCGTGCAAGATTTCGGGCCTGATTGCTTATGGCGATGCCAGTCGCTGGCCTGACGGGGATGTGGCCAGTGTGGTGCGCGATGTGCGCCCATATTTTGAGCATGTGGTGGATCGTTTCGGTTGGGGCAGATTGGTCTGGGGAAGTGATTACCCGGTATGCAACCTGACCCGCGACCTTCCCACCTGGAAAGCCGTCACCGACCAGCTTGTCGCCGGGTGTAGCGACAGTGAGATAGATGCACTGGCATATGGCAATGCACGCCGCATTTACCGTCTCACCGATACCTGCTGA